A window of the Desulfovermiculus halophilus DSM 18834 genome harbors these coding sequences:
- the mltF gene encoding membrane-bound lytic murein transglycosylase MltF, which translates to MRLHPPALQAAPSAPFPEPLVVLVFCVLVLTVLPSCEDRGLLHAQWRPTQLGRLNTLQKILINEQLTILTQNNANSYYIYRESPMGFEYDLARAFASRLGVDLRVSTPSWSRLIPSLQREAGDIIAAGMTITEQRKKKIAFSVPYMNVQQMVIAHKDRAGLQDLDDLAGLTIHIRRHTSYQRRLQELREQGVELNIKVHDNVPTEEFIRLVANKDIQLTVADSNIAQLNRRYYPDVRMAFPISEKQSLGWGVRQTDHTLRKAINDFLASAQEDGTFARIYQRYYASASIFDYVDVKKFHQRIETRLPKYESTIKKEASEYGFDWRLIAAVIYQESHFDPHATSYTGVQGLMQVTQDTAREMGISNRLHPQQSIHAGVKYLFRQYKRFDHILEHEQRIRFALASYNIGYGHVRDAQRLARKQGLEPNAWSSMQKTLPLLRKPKYYSQTRYGYARGTEPVRYVKRIFSYYDILRQKADTAPTAHLEAMSANLSSD; encoded by the coding sequence TTGCGATTGCATCCACCGGCTTTGCAGGCCGCGCCTTCAGCTCCTTTCCCCGAGCCGCTCGTCGTGCTTGTGTTCTGTGTTTTGGTCCTGACTGTCCTACCCTCCTGTGAGGACAGAGGGCTTCTGCATGCCCAGTGGCGGCCCACCCAGCTTGGCCGCCTGAACACCCTGCAGAAGATCCTGATCAACGAGCAGCTGACCATCCTGACCCAGAACAACGCCAACTCCTATTACATCTATCGGGAAAGCCCCATGGGCTTTGAGTACGATCTGGCCCGGGCCTTTGCCAGCCGACTCGGTGTCGACCTGCGTGTGTCCACCCCGTCCTGGAGCAGGCTCATCCCGTCCCTGCAGCGGGAGGCTGGAGATATTATTGCCGCCGGGATGACCATTACTGAACAAAGAAAAAAGAAAATAGCCTTTTCAGTTCCCTATATGAACGTGCAGCAAATGGTCATCGCCCACAAGGATCGAGCCGGACTCCAGGATCTGGATGATCTGGCCGGCCTGACCATTCATATCCGCAGGCACACTTCCTATCAGCGCAGGCTGCAGGAACTGCGGGAGCAAGGGGTGGAGCTGAATATCAAGGTGCATGACAACGTGCCCACCGAGGAGTTCATCCGCCTGGTGGCGAACAAGGATATCCAACTGACTGTGGCCGACTCTAATATCGCTCAGCTCAATCGCCGCTATTATCCGGACGTCCGCATGGCCTTTCCCATCTCCGAAAAACAGAGCCTGGGCTGGGGTGTCCGCCAGACGGATCACACCCTGCGCAAGGCCATAAACGATTTTTTGGCCTCGGCCCAGGAAGACGGGACCTTTGCCCGCATTTATCAGCGCTATTACGCCTCGGCCTCGATTTTTGACTACGTGGATGTGAAGAAATTTCATCAGCGCATTGAGACCAGACTTCCCAAATATGAATCCACGATCAAAAAAGAGGCCAGCGAATACGGATTCGACTGGCGGCTGATCGCTGCCGTTATCTATCAGGAGTCGCACTTCGATCCCCATGCCACCAGCTATACCGGGGTGCAGGGCCTGATGCAGGTCACCCAGGACACCGCCAGGGAAATGGGCATTTCCAACCGCTTGCATCCGCAGCAGAGCATCCACGCCGGGGTCAAGTACCTCTTTCGGCAATACAAGCGCTTCGATCATATCCTAGAGCATGAGCAGCGCATCCGGTTCGCCCTGGCCAGCTACAACATAGGCTACGGCCATGTCCGCGATGCGCAGCGCCTGGCCCGAAAGCAGGGGCTGGAACCCAATGCCTGGTCCTCGATGCAAAAAACACTTCCCTTGCTCCGCAAGCCGAAGTATTATTCCCAGACCAGGTACGGGTACGCTCGCGGCACGGAACCGGTCCGTTATGTGAAGCGTATTTTTTCCTATTATGATATCCTGCGCCAAAAGGCGGACACGGCGCCCACGGCTCATCTGGAAGCAATGTCCGCGAATCTAAGTTCCGACTGA